The sequence below is a genomic window from Phycisphaerae bacterium.
TCACCGTCGCCTCCAAACCGGGACAGGGAGCGACGTTCTCCGTGACGCTGCCGATCGAAGTCCCCTCGCGCGAAGTCCAGGTCCCGCTGGTGCGTCTCTGATCCGAACATCGCCCGCCGGTGTTCGGACCTGTAGGGTGGGCACCGCCCACCATCTTCGTTCAAGGTTGCGCGAAATCGGTTCCGCCGGAGAGGCAAAGGCGGCGGGCAGTGCCCACCCTACTCTTTCAGTTCGACCGACCAATAGGCCTGGTCGAGGAACTCTTTCCAGGAGGCGTAGCGCTCGCTGGTGAGTTTGAGGCTGATGGCGGGCGACCGCTTCGGCCGGATGGGCTTGCTGGTCAGGGTCATGTGGGCCTGTTCGGGTGTCCTGCCGCCCTTGCGGACGTTGCAGCGGAGGCACGAGCAGACCACGTTGTCCCAGGTGCTCTTGCCCCCCTGCGATCGCGGCACGACGTGGTCGAGGCTCAGCTCGGCCATGGGGAATCGCTTGCCGCAATACTGGCAGCGATTGCGGTCGCGGGCAAAGATATTGCGGCGGTTGAACTTGACCTCCTGGCGGGGAAGCTTGTCGTAGAACAGCAGCCGGATGATCCGCGGAACCGCGATGTCGAGGTGAACGGTGCGAAGCCACTCGTGGGCGCTGGGCTCGAACTGGAGCTTGAGCTGGCTCAACTCGGCCCACGATTCGAAGTCGTAGGTCTGATACTGGCCGTCCTCGACGCTGATGACCTGGGCGAGGTTGCGGAAGAGGAGACAGAACGCCCGGCGGACGGTGATCACCCGCAGGGCCATGTAGTGCTTGTTGAGCACCAGAACGTTGCTGTTTAAAACGCCGGCCGAAGCAACCACGTTCGTTACCTCCTGGACGGTCAATCGACAAAACGCCCAGTCGTTACCTATTTCTTACTTGGCGGCCATCCAATTGTCAACGGAGGTCGCGCAAAACTTGCCGCCGACCCGCGTCGCGAGACGCTCACACCGCCAGGATAGCCATTAACACTAATGGAATATAAGACTTCTGTTGGTGTTCCTAACGGTTATTGTACTCCACCGGATGCGGTTTTTCCTGCTTGAGCGCGGTTTTCACCAGCGTCCGGCGGCGGGAACCGATCGGGACGTAGCGGTAAGTCTCTTCGGCAAAGGAAGATAGGTTAGCGACGGTCGGCTGTGGGGCGGGTGCCGGTCTTAGGCTGTGTACCGGCGGAGGTTCTCCAGGCCGATGCGCAGGGCCTCGAGGTTGTCCTCCATGCCCTCGAATTCGATCGAGAGCGGCCCGGCGTAGCCGGCGGCCTTGAGCACCCGGATGCACCCGACGACGTCGATATCGCCGTGGCCGATGATCGACCCGCGCAAGTAGTTGCCTCCACGGGACTTAAACCACCCAGCCCCCGGATCGGGCCACTGGGAGGCGAGTTTCATGTGGAAGTCTTTGGCGTGGACGTGGAAGGCGTAAGGGGCCATGCGGGTCACGGCTGAGAGGCTGTCCTCGTCGGCGCAGGCGAAGTTGCCGATATCGACCAGCGAACCGAAGTTGGGGTGATCGACCGCTTTGACCAGTCGTTCGCAGCGGTCGCTGTCTTGGGCGAAGAAGCCGTGGTTTTCGACGGTGGTCTTGACGCCCAGGTCGGCTGCGAACGCGGCGACCGCTCGGCAGCCCTCAGCCAGGATAGGCAGCGCAGCGGCAAAATCCGTGGACCCCTTGTGGCCTTCGGGAAAACCGCGGGTCGCGTCGTGGCGCATCGTCGGCACGCCGAGCGCGGCGGCCACCTTGACCTCGCCCTTGAGGCGCTCGGCCTCAGCCTGCCACGACGAGGCATGGAGGAAGTCCGCTCCGATGGTGTAGCTGTAGATCGGCAGGCCGCGGCGGGCGCAGGCCTCGCGGACCTTCTTGGCAAAGCCAAGGATCTCGGGCGAGTCGGCGGGCAATCCCAATCCGGAAAACTCGATCCCGTCAAAGCCCAGCTCGGCCGTCTTGTCGATGACGCCGAAGTAGTCGAGCCGTTTCTCGCTCAGATAGCGATGATAGCTGTAGGAACTGACGCCGATTTTCATGGCACAGCCTTTCAATGGAGTGCGGATGGATCAGATGGAGATCGCGACTTCCTTGCCCTTCTGGCCCGAGGCGTAGACCGCGTCGATCAGCTTCATCACGGTCAGGCCCTCGCGGCCGGTGGCGGCGGGCGGTGTCTCGCCGCGGCAGGCGGCCACGAACGAGCGGGCCTGAAGCTGGAAGCGGTCGTCGTCCTTGGTCTGCGGGGCGATGTCGGCGATGTTCCGGTTGAACTCGGTGTAGAGCCTCAGCGGCTTGCCGTCAAACAGGCGAGCGCCGCCCTTGTCGCCGAGGATCTCGATGGAATTGCCCTCATCGGTGTTGGCCGCCCAGGAAATGTTGAACTCCATGCTCGCTTGGTCGCCATAGCGGACGAAACCGGTGGCGAAGTCCTCGACGTCGAAGGTGCCCTTGTAGTCCGGCGGACCGGCCCACATGCCCACGTAGTTGTAGTTCTTCATGTCGCAGCCGAACTTGGCGTACGTCATGGCGGAGACGCTCGTGGGCTTCCACAGCTCGCTCATGAACATCGAGATATCGAAGTAGTGGACGCCGATGTCGATCAGCGGCCCGCCGCCGGAACGGCTCTTGGTGGTGAACCAGCCGCCCATGCCCGGGATCCCGCGGCGGCGAAGAAGCGTGACCCGCATGTGATAGACCTGTCCGAGCACGCCGTCCCGGACGTACTGCCGGACGAGCTGGGCCTCAGCCGCCTGGCGGTAGACCATGCCGATCTGGAGCACCTTGCCGCTTTTGTCGGCGGCGTCCACGATCTGCTGGGCCTCCCTGGCGTTCAGGGCCATCGGCTTTTCCAGGAACACGTGCTTGCCCGCCTTCAGGGCGCCGGTCGCCATCTCGCGATGCAGGTTGTTCCACGTGCAGACCAGCACGGCATCAACGTCGGCCTTCAGCAGGTCGCGATAGTCGGTGAAGCGATCCTTGACGCCGAGCCGGTCGCCGACGGAATCCATCCGCTCCGGAACGATGTCGCACAGGGCGGTCACCTCGGCCCGGTCGGCCGCGCCCGCCTGGTAGGCGTTCAGGTGAACATTGCCGATCGTGCCAATCCCGATAACGCCGAGCTTCAGCTTGCCTGCCATGGCCGTTTCCTTATTTGCACTTCACAATAATGCGCCAGTACGAAGGAGCGTTTTATAATGCCTCGGCCGCGGCAAGACAAGTCATTTTGACGGGCGGATCGTCTTGGCGGAGCCTCATGCCTTGAGAACAGCGGCAAGGGCCTCGCGAAGGGTGGGATAGCGAAACTGATAGCCGGCGGCGGCGAGCTTCTCGGGCACAGCGGCCTGGCCGGCCAGCACGGCCTCGGCCATCTCGCCCATGGCCACCCGCACCGCCGGCGAAGGGACTCTCATCCAGACCGGGCGATCGAGCACCTCGCCGAGCGTGTGGGCGAAGCGGCGCATGGTGACCGGCTCGGGAGCGGTCACGTTGACCGGTCCGGAGATGTCCGCATGGTCGAGTGCGAAGGCGACGATGCCGGCCACGTCCTCGCGATGGATCCACGGAATCCACTGATCTCCCGAACCGACAACCCCGCCCAAAAAGGCTCGAAAAACCGGCAGCATGCGGCTGAGGAACTCGTCGTCGCGGCCGATGACCGGTCCGGTGCGGGAAATCATCAGCCGCACCCCATACGCCTCGACGCGACGGGCCTCGTCCTCCCAGCCCCGGCAGACGTAGGCCAGAAACCCGCCGCCCGACGGGTGCGACTCGGTGACCCGCCCGCCCCGAACATCACCGTAGTAGCCGGTGGCGGAGGCGCTGATCATCAGGGCGGGCTTGCGGTCGGCCTGGGCGATCGCCTCGACCAGGGCGCGGGTGGGCTGAAGGCGGCTGTTGAGCAACTCAGCCTTGCGCCGCGGCGACCATCGACCAGCGATGACCGACTCGCCGGTGTAGTTGATGACCGCGTCCGCCCCGCTCACGCAACGCTGCCACGGGCCGCCGCTGCGGCCGTCCCAGCCTTCGACCTCGATCGATTCGCCCGCCGGCGGCCTGACCCGTTCCGGACGGCGCGTCAACAGCACGACGTGATGCCCGTCACGCAGCAGCCGCAGCTTGACCGCGCTGCCGATAAAACCCGTTCCACCGGCCAAAACGATCTTCATGACCCGCCCCCCCGAAAGTGATCCGGGTATCCTCCATCACGTATTGAGTCTCCAAATCGCGATGTTCAGCCAACTCGCGAAGGCCACCCACCCGGCATACGGCAGCAGCAGCACGGCGGCGATGACCGACCGGGGCCAGATCAGGATAACCAAAGCCGCAACCGTCGCCAACAGCAGAATAATTTCCACCACCGAGCCGGCGAGCCAGTGCTGAACGAAGAACAGGTAGCTCCAGAAGGCGTTGAGAAACGCGTTGACCAGAAAAATCGCGACGATCGCCCGAAATCGCGAATCGTGCGGCGTGCCGTTCCAGACGATCAAAGCCGATGCGGTGGTCAGAATGTAGATCACGCCCCAGACCAAGCCGATCACCGCTCCCGAAGGCGTAGAGGCCGGCAGCCGCAGCGTGCGGTACCACTCCATCCCGGCCTCGGTGAACTCAGAGCCCATCGACGCGACGATGATCGTGATCAGCGGAATGACGATGTAGTTGAGCTTCACGATTCACCCCCCTCTTTCACCGCGGCGCAGCCATCGGCGATGTTACGCCAGTCGCGACAGAACGTCCTGAAGCTGCACGACCGCGGCCTTGAGTTCCTCCTCCGTCCGTTTGCGCTCGATAACGTAGCCAAGCTGGTCGGCGATGGCCGTGGCCAGACTCTGCTCCTCCTTGAGGAACGGTCCCTGGTCGGCTTCGGGTTGCTCGCGGACATACCCGACCTCAAGCCGCCCGATGACCCGCTGGTCCGATCCGATGGGCGCGCTGAGCGTCCAGGGCGTCTCGGCGAAGTTGACCGTCCGGTACTCGCGGCCGTCCGCCACGATCCGGGCGCAGGCGGCGTCCGGATACCGCCACGCCGACGGGATCAGGTCCACCGTCTTCTGGAGCACCTCGGCCAGCGACAGGCCGGGCTTTTCCACCACGTTGAAAACGGCGTAGAGGCAGTTGAGCTCGCGCACCAGTTCCCGCAGCGACTTCTCCACCCGCTTTCGCTCGCTGACGTCGACGCAGGAGACCATCATGCAAACCGCCTTCTCGCGCTCGTCGACGACCGCGCTGGCCGCAAGCTGCACGTCGAAACGCGACCCGTCCTGGCGGATCGCGACCAGTTCGCCGAACCAGTCGCGGCCCTTCTGGACCGCCCGGACCGCCTCGATCGCCTTCGGCTGGGT
It includes:
- a CDS encoding TIGR01777 family protein; protein product: MKIVLAGGTGFIGSAVKLRLLRDGHHVVLLTRRPERVRPPAGESIEVEGWDGRSGGPWQRCVSGADAVINYTGESVIAGRWSPRRKAELLNSRLQPTRALVEAIAQADRKPALMISASATGYYGDVRGGRVTESHPSGGGFLAYVCRGWEDEARRVEAYGVRLMISRTGPVIGRDDEFLSRMLPVFRAFLGGVVGSGDQWIPWIHREDVAGIVAFALDHADISGPVNVTAPEPVTMRRFAHTLGEVLDRPVWMRVPSPAVRVAMGEMAEAVLAGQAAVPEKLAAAGYQFRYPTLREALAAVLKA
- a CDS encoding HNH endonuclease translates to MALRVITVRRAFCLLFRNLAQVISVEDGQYQTYDFESWAELSQLKLQFEPSAHEWLRTVHLDIAVPRIIRLLFYDKLPRQEVKFNRRNIFARDRNRCQYCGKRFPMAELSLDHVVPRSQGGKSTWDNVVCSCLRCNVRKGGRTPEQAHMTLTSKPIRPKRSPAISLKLTSERYASWKEFLDQAYWSVELKE
- a CDS encoding tryptophan-rich sensory protein, with protein sequence MKLNYIVIPLITIIVASMGSEFTEAGMEWYRTLRLPASTPSGAVIGLVWGVIYILTTASALIVWNGTPHDSRFRAIVAIFLVNAFLNAFWSYLFFVQHWLAGSVVEIILLLATVAALVILIWPRSVIAAVLLLPYAGWVAFASWLNIAIWRLNT
- a CDS encoding sugar phosphate isomerase/epimerase; its protein translation is MKIGVSSYSYHRYLSEKRLDYFGVIDKTAELGFDGIEFSGLGLPADSPEILGFAKKVREACARRGLPIYSYTIGADFLHASSWQAEAERLKGEVKVAAALGVPTMRHDATRGFPEGHKGSTDFAAALPILAEGCRAVAAFAADLGVKTTVENHGFFAQDSDRCERLVKAVDHPNFGSLVDIGNFACADEDSLSAVTRMAPYAFHVHAKDFHMKLASQWPDPGAGWFKSRGGNYLRGSIIGHGDIDVVGCIRVLKAAGYAGPLSIEFEGMEDNLEALRIGLENLRRYTA
- a CDS encoding Gfo/Idh/MocA family oxidoreductase; amino-acid sequence: MAGKLKLGVIGIGTIGNVHLNAYQAGAADRAEVTALCDIVPERMDSVGDRLGVKDRFTDYRDLLKADVDAVLVCTWNNLHREMATGALKAGKHVFLEKPMALNAREAQQIVDAADKSGKVLQIGMVYRQAAEAQLVRQYVRDGVLGQVYHMRVTLLRRRGIPGMGGWFTTKSRSGGGPLIDIGVHYFDISMFMSELWKPTSVSAMTYAKFGCDMKNYNYVGMWAGPPDYKGTFDVEDFATGFVRYGDQASMEFNISWAANTDEGNSIEILGDKGGARLFDGKPLRLYTEFNRNIADIAPQTKDDDRFQLQARSFVAACRGETPPAATGREGLTVMKLIDAVYASGQKGKEVAISI